One genomic region from Pan troglodytes isolate AG18354 chromosome 14, NHGRI_mPanTro3-v2.0_pri, whole genome shotgun sequence encodes:
- the OLFM4 gene encoding olfactomedin-4, with protein sequence MRPGLSFLLALLFFLGQAAGDLGDVGPPIPSPGFSSFPGVDSSSSFSSSSRSGSSSSRSLGSGGSVSQLFSNFTGSVDDSGTCQCSVSLPDTTFPVDRVERLEFTAHVLSQKFEKELSKVREYVQLISVYEKKLLNLTVRIDIMEKDTISYTELDFELIKVEVKEMEKLVIQLKESFGGSSEIVDQLEVEIRNMTLLVEKLETLDKNNVLAIRREIVALKTKLKECEASKDQNTPVVHPPPTPGSCGHGGVVNISKPSVVQLNWRGFSYLYGAWGRDYSPQHPNKGLYWVAPLNTDGRLLEYYRLYNTLDDLLLYINARELRITYGQGSGTAVYNNNMYVNMYNTGNIARVNLTTNTIAVTQTLPNAAYNNRFSYANVAWQDIDFAVDENGLWVIYSTEASTGNMVISKLNDTTLQVLNTWYTKQYKPSASNAFMVCGVLYATRTMNTRTEEIFYYYDTNTGKEGKLDIVMHKMQEKVQSINYNPFDQKLYVYNDGYLLNYDLSVLQKPQ encoded by the exons ATGAGGCCCGGCCTCTCATTTCTCCTAGCCCTTCTGTTCTTCCTTGGCCAAGCTGCAGGGGATTTGGGGGATGTGGGACCTCCAATTCCCAGCCCCGGCTTCAGCTCTTTCCCAGGTGTTGACTCCAGCTCCAGCTTCAGCTCCAGCTCCAGGTCGGGCTCCAGCTCCAGCCGCAGCTTAGGCAGCGGAGGTTCTGTGTCCCAG TTGTTTTCCAATTTCACCGGCTCCGTGGATGACAGTGGGACCTGCCAGTGCTCTGTTTCCCTGCCAGACACCACCTTTCCCGTGGACAGAGTGGAACGCTTGGAATTCACAGCTCATGTTCTTTCTCAGAAGTTTGAGAAAGAACTTTCTAAa GTGAGGGAATATGTCCAATTAATTAGTGTGTATGAAAAGAAACTGTTAAACCTAACTGTCCGAATTGACATCATGGAGAAGGATACCATTTCTTACACTGAACTGGACTTCGAGCTGATCAAGGTAGAAGTGAAGGAGATGGAAAAACTGGTCATACAGCTGAAGGAGAGTTTTGGTGGAAGCTCAGAAATTGTTGACCAGCTGGAGGTGGAG atAAGGAATATGACTCTCCTGGTAGAGAAGCTTGAGACGCTAGACAAAAACAATGTCCTTGCCATTCGCCGAGAAATCGTGGCTCTGAAGACCAAGCTGAAAGAGTGTGAGGCCTCTAAAGATCAAAACACCCCTGTCGtccaccctcctcccactccag GGAGCTGTGGTCATGGTGGTGTGGTGAACATCAGCAAACCATCTGTGGTTCAGCTCAACTGGAGAGGGTTTTCTTATCTATATGGTGCTTGGGGTAGGGATTACTCTCCCCAGCATCCAAACAAAGGACTGTATTGGGTGGCGCCATTGAATACAGATGGGAGACTGTTGGAGTATTATAGACTGTACAACACACTGGATGATTTGCTATTGTATATAAATGCTCGAGAGTTGCGGATCACCTATGGCCAAGGTAGTGGTACCGCAGTTTACAACAACAACATGTACGTCAACATGTACAACACCGGGAATATTGCCAGAGTTAACCTGACCACCAACACGATTGCTGTGACTCAAACTCTCCCTAATGCTGCCTATAATAACCGCTTTTCATATGCTAATGTTGCTTGGCAAGATATTGACTTTGCTGTGGATGAGAATGGATTGTGGGTTATTTATTCAACTGAAGCCAGCACTGGTAACATGGTGATTAGTAAACTCAATGATACCACACTTCAGGTGCTAAACACTTGGTATACCAAGCAGTATAAACCATCTGCTTCTAACGCCTTCATGGTTTGTGGGGTTCTGTATGCCACCCGTACTATGAACACCAGAACAGAAGAGATTTTTTACTATTATGACACAAACACAGGGAAAGAGGGCAAACTAGACATTGTAATGCATAAGATGCAGGAAAAAGTGCAGAGCATTAACTATAACCCTTTTGACCAGAAACTTTATGTCTATAACGATGGTTACCTTCTGAATTATGATCTTTCTGTCTTGCAGAAGCCCCAGTAA